The segment TGCTGTATTCTCCTCTCCCAGTCAATCCTTCCGTGAACCTTAGCCCCCTCCTTGAAGGCCTCGGGCCTCTCCACCCTGTGGAGGATTACCTTTCCGACCTTCTGGACGTCCAGGACCTTCACTCCGTTCAGCTCTCCGAGGTCACAGGGCTGACCGCCGCCCTCTGGGTAGAAGGCGGTCTGGTTGAGAACGACCCAGTCGTCTATGACCCTGAGAACCTCTGCGTCGAACTCCTTCATGAACGGGTCTTCGTAGTAGAGCGTCCTCGTGTCGGGCAGGTCCTTGACGAGCTCGAAGTCAACGACGTATTTGGCGGCCTCCTCCCTGGCGGTCTTCTCGGCGTCCTTGGCGACGAGGGTGTAGAAGTTGTCCGGTATGTGAACCCTAATCCCCTCCTCCTCAGCAACTTCCGCGACTATCTCAGGGGTTAGGCCGTGGCTCTCGTAGAACAGGATGAGCTTTTCGAGGGGTATCTCCTCCCTGCCCGACTTCTTGAGCTTGGCTATCTCCCTCCTCACGAGGTCGCTTCCGCGCTTGAGGGTCTCGTGATAGCGCTTCTCCTCGACGTCGACTATATCGAGGATTACCTCCTCCATCTCCTTGAACTCCGGGAACGTCGGGGAGAGTGCCTTGATGTGCATCGCCATTATCTCGCTCAGCGGCATTTCCAGTCCAAGCTCGCGGAGGTGTCTTATGCTCTTCCTTATGAGGAGCCTCGCCAGGTAGCCGGCTTTAAGGTTGGAGGGGATAACACCATCGGCCAGCATGAAGGTCAGCGCCTTTGTGTGGTCCGCTATCGCGTAGATGAGCTCGTAGGGCCTGACGGCTCTCTCAAGCTCCTCGACGCTTATGCCGACGCGCCTGGCCACCTCCCGACGGAGAACCTTGAGGTCTCCCATGTCCTCGATGTCAAACATTCCCGCCAGGCGGGAGTTCTCCATGAGGATGCGCTCGTCTATCTTCTCTATCCCCGCGGCCTTCTTCAGCGGCTCGACGACGTAGCCGAGGACGGCATCGTAGGCCGTCGGAGTCCCCTGGCTCATCCAGACGAGCCTCTCAAGGCCGTAGCCGGTGTCAACTACTCTCGTCTCCATCGGCACGTAGCGGTCGCCCTTTATCTCAATGACCTGGCTGGGGTCGGCGTTCTCGGGGGCCTTCTTGTACTGCATGAAAACGAGGGTTGCAACCTCCAGACCGCGGTAGAGTACCTCGAAGGCAGGCCCCGCGTTTCCCCCACCGGCCCACGGGTTCTCCTTGAAGGTGATGTCCTCGCCCTTCATCCCAAGGTCTTTTGTAAAGAACTCGAAGGCCAGCTCAACCGTCTCGTCCATCCAGTAGATCGGCTTTCCAGGGTAGTTGAAGGCGTGGTGGGCCATCATTTCAAATATCGTGAAGTGCCTGCCGGTTATTCCGACGTTGTCTATGTCGGTGAACCTTATTGAGGGCTGGCTTATTGTGAGGGGGTTCGCGGGCGGGTCGGCTTCGCCGCTGATTACCCACG is part of the Thermococcus sp. genome and harbors:
- the alaS gene encoding alanine--tRNA ligase, whose product is MSMDMTTKMFEEEGWIRKTCKVCGKPFWTLDPDRETCGDPPCDEYAFIGKPGIPKKYTLEEMREKFLSFFERHGHGRVKRYPVLPRWRDDVLLVGASIMDFQPWVISGEADPPANPLTISQPSIRFTDIDNVGITGRHFTIFEMMAHHAFNYPGKPIYWMDETVELAFEFFTKDLGMKGEDITFKENPWAGGGNAGPAFEVLYRGLEVATLVFMQYKKAPENADPSQVIEIKGDRYVPMETRVVDTGYGLERLVWMSQGTPTAYDAVLGYVVEPLKKAAGIEKIDERILMENSRLAGMFDIEDMGDLKVLRREVARRVGISVEELERAVRPYELIYAIADHTKALTFMLADGVIPSNLKAGYLARLLIRKSIRHLRELGLEMPLSEIMAMHIKALSPTFPEFKEMEEVILDIVDVEEKRYHETLKRGSDLVRREIAKLKKSGREEIPLEKLILFYESHGLTPEIVAEVAEEEGIRVHIPDNFYTLVAKDAEKTAREEAAKYVVDFELVKDLPDTRTLYYEDPFMKEFDAEVLRVIDDWVVLNQTAFYPEGGGQPCDLGELNGVKVLDVQKVGKVILHRVERPEAFKEGAKVHGRIDWERRIQHMRHHTGTHVLMGALVRVLGKHIWQAGSQLHTDWARLDISHYKRITEEELREIERLANRIVMENRPVRWEWLPRTEAEMKYGFRLYQGGVVPGRVIRILNIEDWDVQACGGTHLPNTGLIGPIKILRTERIQDGVERIIFAAGEAAVSWMQETERILKRTSEVFRVPPEKVPETAERFFNEWKQARKEVEKLRKELAKLLVYELESEAEKVGDVEFIGAVVEGTMDDLREAANKLRKDNRVIVLISREGHFVVAVGDGLDLKAGELAKVVTSVAGGGGGGRKELAQGRIKNPLKAEEAIAEVKKRLG